The genomic segment TTACCCTATAGACCTTGAAGAAAATATAAGTATGCTTGAAATCCAAAAAAAATTCGAATTTATTTCAACTAATGAGAAGTTCGGAAGAATAATAAGAGCTAAAGGTGTTTTTAAGGCAAACGATGGAGAGTATTATCAATTTGATTATGTACCTAATGAATTTAAAAGTAGAAAAATCAGATGGTCAAATAAGAAAGTGGTTTCAATAATTGGTAGTGAGTTAAATAAAAAGGAATTAGAAAGGCTATTTATTAGGTAAATATAAAAAAAATTATTATTAGAACTTTGTAGAGAGGTGGTGGAATTATGAAAATACATATTGAGATTGTGACTGGTTTTTTAGGAGCTGGAAAAACGTCATTTATAAATTCACTTTTAAAAGAAAGTTTAGTTGATGGAGAAAAAATACTGGTCTTTCAATTAGAACAAGGAGAAAAAAAAATTGTATATTCTAATAGCATAAGTAATTTTGTAAGGATACAGGATGTTTTAGATATTAAAGATCTTAAAGAAAAAATGATATATTCAATAAAGAAATATAAACCTAACAGAATAATAATAGAATATAATGGAACTTCTGATTTAAAAGAATTATTCGATATATTGAATGAAAGAATTTATAGAGAATGTAGTAAGATTACTACTGTATTCTTCGTCGCAGATGGCAAGACATTAAAACAATATATTGACAATATGGGAGGCTTCATAATACCTTTTATACAAAACGCCAATATGATTGTTATTAATAATATAGATTATTGCAAAAAAGAAATTTTAAATGAAGGTTTTAAAAAAGTTAAGAACATAAATCCTAAAGCATTTATTTTAAGAGTTAGTAATAAGTATATTTTAAATTCTACACTTAGGGAAGCAAGGGTATTGGACAATGGTTATTTAAAAAAAATAAAAATTAAAATGATAAACTACAAAAAAAATACTAACATAAAATATGAGGGAAATGAGGAAAATGTATGAATCTTTATAAGAAGAAGGTTAAAGCTTTCTTTATTATAAGTGTAGTAATACTATCAATATATATATATAATAAATATCCAACTCTTATATATATTGAAGTTATAGGAGATTTTGCAAGTATATTTACAAGTATAATTCTTGAGGCAATGCCATTTATCATAATAGGATCCCTCATATCTGCTATAATTCAAACATGTATATCAGAAAGGATTATTGCGAAGATAATACCTAAAGCAAATATTTTAGGATATCTAGGAGCTGCTTTAATAGGACTTATTTTTCCGGTTTGTGAGTGTGCGATTGTTCCTATAACAAGAAGGCTTATAAAGAAAGGTGTACCTGTTGGGTTTGGAGTAACATTTATGCTTGCTGTACCTATAATTAACCCTGTTGTAATAATGTCTACTTACTATGCATTTTACGATAAAAAAATTATGGTGCTTCTTAGAATAGTTGGAGGGTTTATAGCTGCAATTTTAATTGGGATGATAGTAAATTCGCTTGAAAAAGATAAGAAAGGTTTAGTAATAGATTTTATAGATAATGATAGCTATTGTAACTGTGGATGTAATTCATATGTGGAAAATCAAAATAAATTAAGAGCAATAATAGAACATACAAATAGAGAGTTCTTGGATATAATGGGATACTTGATACTTGGGACATTTATATCTAGCGTATTTCAAGTGGCGGTATCTCATGGAGAAATAAATTTTATTTCTAATAATAAGATTTTAGGAATAGTTGTAATGATGTTGCTTGGATTCTTTTTATCTCTTTGTTCAGAAGTAGATGCATTCGTAGGAAAAAGTTTTTTAACTAACTACTCACTTAGTGGGGTTACAGCATTTTTAATTTTAGGTCCAATGCTTGATTTAAAAAATCTTATTATGATTATTGGAGCCTTTAAAAAAAGTTTTGTACTTAAATTAAGTATAAGTACAATAGGTGTTGTATTTGTAATCTCCTTTTTATTCATGATGTGCGGAATATAAAGATGCACTTTAATGATAGTAATTTAAATATATAAAAAGGAGCTGAAAATAAGTGAAAAGATTTAATTTTGATGAATTTTTATGGTTCATTGTTCTTATCTTGCTAGATTTGTCTATAATATATTTAATATCTACTGGAAGTATAGGTTTTTATATAGGTAGTAATATGATTAAATATTTTTATATTACTATAATAATGATAAGTATAATTACTGTTTTTCAAATAAAAAATATATTTACGCCTAAAGGCAGCATGAATATTAAAATAAAATTATTTCCAATAATACTAGCCTTAATAATAGGCTTCATATCTATTAATA from the Clostridium beijerinckii genome contains:
- a CDS encoding GTP-binding protein — translated: MKIHIEIVTGFLGAGKTSFINSLLKESLVDGEKILVFQLEQGEKKIVYSNSISNFVRIQDVLDIKDLKEKMIYSIKKYKPNRIIIEYNGTSDLKELFDILNERIYRECSKITTVFFVADGKTLKQYIDNMGGFIIPFIQNANMIVINNIDYCKKEILNEGFKKVKNINPKAFILRVSNKYILNSTLREARVLDNGYLKKIKIKMINYKKNTNIKYEGNEENV
- a CDS encoding permease, with amino-acid sequence MNLYKKKVKAFFIISVVILSIYIYNKYPTLIYIEVIGDFASIFTSIILEAMPFIIIGSLISAIIQTCISERIIAKIIPKANILGYLGAALIGLIFPVCECAIVPITRRLIKKGVPVGFGVTFMLAVPIINPVVIMSTYYAFYDKKIMVLLRIVGGFIAAILIGMIVNSLEKDKKGLVIDFIDNDSYCNCGCNSYVENQNKLRAIIEHTNREFLDIMGYLILGTFISSVFQVAVSHGEINFISNNKILGIVVMMLLGFFLSLCSEVDAFVGKSFLTNYSLSGVTAFLILGPMLDLKNLIMIIGAFKKSFVLKLSISTIGVVFVISFLFMMCGI